A window of the Radiobacillus deserti genome harbors these coding sequences:
- the spoIIAA gene encoding anti-sigma F factor antagonist: MSLSVKFTKKENVLLVRLTGELDHHAAENLKAEWQMAIRESNTEHVVLNLGDLDFMDSSGLGVILGRYKEVTQAGGEMVVCAISPVVKRLFDMSGLFKIIRLEETEEFALLSLGVAS; encoded by the coding sequence GTGAGTCTTTCTGTGAAATTTACAAAGAAGGAAAACGTATTACTGGTAAGACTAACCGGTGAGTTAGATCACCATGCAGCTGAAAATTTAAAAGCAGAATGGCAGATGGCTATTCGTGAATCCAACACGGAACATGTCGTGTTAAATCTTGGAGATCTTGACTTTATGGATAGCTCCGGGCTTGGAGTAATCTTAGGCAGATATAAGGAAGTCACGCAAGCTGGTGGTGAAATGGTTGTTTGTGCCATTTCACCAGTGGTTAAAAGACTATTTGATATGTCCGGTCTATTTAAGATTATTCGACTAGAAGAAACAGAAGAATTTGCTTTGTTAAGCTTGGGGGTGGCTTCATGA
- a CDS encoding D-alanyl-D-alanine carboxypeptidase family protein, whose translation MKKFILRCLIVILIGTTVAQPIQAEEKAKEKDDLNLAESSKSAILIERDTGKILYEKNSHKVLPPASMTKIMTLLLIMEALEEGQIKLDDTVRVSEHAASMGGSQIFLEQGEEMSVEDLLKGVAVASGNDASVALAEHIAGSEKTFVKMMNDKVKELGLENTHFENPTGLPAKDHYSTAYDMSVMAKALLKYENITKYTSMYDGYLREGTEDEFWLVNTNKLVKFYDGVDGLKTGYTSEAKYCLTATAKKNNMRVIAVAMGADTTKKRNSDVTSMLDYAFSQFATKKLFNSNQPVTNLELIKAAKDKVRVVTDESISVVHKKGEKLEDIETKVKLDSELDLPLKKGDKVGTLEVLKDNKLLSETPIVVEEDVENAGFWKLFKKSMDNMLKVEPS comes from the coding sequence ATGAAGAAATTCATTCTAAGATGCTTGATTGTTATATTAATTGGCACGACAGTAGCGCAACCGATTCAAGCTGAAGAAAAAGCGAAAGAGAAAGACGATTTAAACCTAGCAGAAAGTTCCAAATCAGCTATTTTAATAGAACGAGATACGGGTAAGATTCTTTATGAAAAAAACTCACACAAGGTACTTCCCCCTGCCAGTATGACGAAAATCATGACCCTATTGTTAATTATGGAAGCACTCGAAGAAGGGCAAATTAAACTGGACGACACTGTACGTGTCAGTGAGCATGCTGCCTCAATGGGAGGTTCCCAAATTTTCTTAGAGCAAGGCGAAGAAATGTCCGTAGAAGATTTGTTAAAAGGGGTAGCTGTTGCATCAGGAAATGATGCCAGTGTGGCATTAGCAGAGCATATTGCTGGAAGTGAAAAGACATTTGTAAAGATGATGAACGATAAAGTAAAAGAGCTTGGCTTAGAGAATACACACTTTGAGAATCCAACTGGTTTACCAGCAAAAGATCATTACAGCACAGCTTATGATATGTCAGTAATGGCAAAGGCATTGTTGAAATATGAAAACATTACGAAATATACGAGCATGTATGATGGCTATTTAAGAGAAGGTACAGAAGATGAGTTTTGGCTTGTAAATACGAATAAATTGGTCAAATTCTACGATGGGGTAGACGGACTAAAAACTGGTTATACATCAGAAGCTAAATATTGTTTAACAGCGACAGCGAAAAAAAATAATATGCGTGTCATTGCTGTTGCGATGGGAGCAGATACAACGAAAAAAAGAAACAGTGATGTGACCTCCATGTTAGATTATGCATTTAGCCAATTCGCAACGAAAAAGCTATTTAATAGTAATCAACCAGTCACAAACCTAGAATTAATAAAAGCAGCAAAAGATAAAGTGAGAGTTGTAACGGATGAATCAATTTCTGTCGTTCACAAAAAAGGAGAAAAGTTAGAGGACATTGAAACGAAAGTAAAGTTAGATTCTGAGTTAGATTTACCTTTAAAAAAGGGAGACAAAGTTGGAACATTAGAAGTACTAAAAGACAATAAGTTACTTTCTGAAACACCGATTGTTGTCGAAGAGGATGTAGAGAATGCTGGATTTTGGAAGCTATTTAAAAAATCTATGGATAATATGTTGAAAGTCGAACCATCCTAG
- a CDS encoding pyrimidine-nucleoside phosphorylase: MRMVDIIQNKRNGNSLSDEEIKYFVRGYTDGNIPDYQVSSLLMAIYFQGMDERETATLTQAMVDSGETIDLSAINGHKVDKHSTGGVGDKITFITGPLVASVGVPVAKMSGRGLGHTGGTIDKLESISGFDVEMTKEQFISNVNQFKLAVAGQTGNLAPADKKLYALRDVTATVDSIPLIAGSIMSKKLASGADSIVLDVKTGTGAFMKTLEDSQALAEEMVKIGNNLGRNTVAVISDMNQPLGYEIGNANEVREAMEVLQGKDIPDLKQLGLELAAHMTVLAEVFNDYETAYQELEKNLHNGKAFQAFRSFIQAQGGDVQQIDHPETLPTSAYHVEVMATRDGFVTAIDAESIGIAAMYLGAGRATKEDVIQHGVGITLKKKIGDKVGPGEAIAILHSDDEHPTDSIQKVQEAFEIGKTQPTTNPLIYKVIR; this comes from the coding sequence ATGAGAATGGTTGACATTATACAAAACAAAAGAAATGGAAATTCTTTATCGGACGAAGAAATTAAGTATTTTGTTCGAGGCTATACAGACGGAAATATTCCAGATTACCAAGTCTCTTCTCTCTTGATGGCAATTTATTTTCAAGGAATGGACGAAAGAGAAACGGCTACGTTGACACAAGCGATGGTTGATTCAGGAGAAACCATTGACTTATCAGCAATTAATGGGCATAAGGTGGATAAACACTCTACAGGTGGAGTGGGGGATAAAATAACCTTCATTACTGGACCTTTAGTTGCTTCTGTTGGTGTTCCTGTTGCCAAAATGTCTGGAAGAGGATTAGGCCATACTGGTGGCACGATTGATAAGCTTGAATCTATTTCCGGCTTTGATGTGGAAATGACGAAAGAACAATTTATCTCCAATGTGAATCAGTTTAAGTTAGCTGTGGCGGGACAAACAGGAAATCTTGCACCTGCCGATAAAAAACTCTACGCATTACGAGATGTAACCGCAACCGTGGACTCGATTCCTTTAATCGCAGGTTCCATCATGAGTAAAAAGCTGGCATCTGGTGCTGACAGTATTGTACTTGACGTCAAAACGGGCACAGGTGCGTTTATGAAAACATTAGAAGATTCACAAGCCTTGGCTGAGGAAATGGTGAAAATCGGAAACAACCTTGGACGAAATACTGTTGCGGTTATTAGTGATATGAATCAGCCATTAGGGTATGAAATTGGAAATGCCAATGAAGTGCGAGAAGCAATGGAGGTACTGCAAGGAAAAGATATTCCAGATTTAAAACAACTAGGTTTGGAATTGGCTGCTCATATGACCGTTCTTGCAGAAGTGTTTAATGACTATGAAACCGCCTACCAAGAGTTAGAGAAGAACCTTCACAATGGTAAAGCATTTCAAGCATTTCGCTCCTTTATTCAAGCTCAAGGTGGAGATGTTCAACAAATTGATCATCCAGAAACCTTACCGACGTCCGCTTATCACGTAGAAGTCATGGCTACTAGAGATGGATTTGTGACAGCTATTGATGCCGAATCGATTGGAATTGCTGCCATGTATTTAGGCGCGGGGAGAGCAACAAAAGAAGATGTCATTCAACATGGTGTGGGAATTACGTTGAAAAAGAAAATAGGGGATAAAGTGGGACCTGGAGAAGCTATTGCCATTCTCCATAGCGACGATGAGCATCCTACTGATTCCATACAAAAGGTACAAGAAGCTTTCGAGATTGGGAAGACACAACCAACTACTAACCCTTTAATATATAAAGTAATACGTTAA